A region from the Nitrospira sp. genome encodes:
- the nuoD gene encoding NADH dehydrogenase (quinone) subunit D — protein sequence MLQALADRLVKQFPDAVLSVDLDTGRGEMAAQVRAADMLTVARYLHDAPELAFDHITDICSADYPADQNRFEVIYHLLSLPHGRRIRVKARVTEDNPSIPSVTSVWRGAEFLEREVFDMMGIIFTGHPDLRRILMPEDYAEGYPLRKDFPAEGRGWRSQFDFIPRLDEAPEEMTEGEYSEAEKKPFIAANGAPGSRRREELLLNMGPQHPSTHGVLRVVLELDGERIVKATPDLGYLHRGVEKLAEGLAYMQVIPHTDRLDYVCAMANNYAYVRAVEKLLDITIPERAEYIRTLVAEMQRIIGHLFWLGTQALDIGAMTVFFWTFREREILLDLFEQLCGARLTLNYYRIGGVDSDFTPELVLRLRAFLSTFPQKVAEYDSLIASNRIWIGRTKNVAVISGEDAINFGLTGPTLRGSGVDYDIRKLEPYGVYDKVEWDVPLGKHGDTYDRYWVRMEEMRQSARIIAQCLDQMPQGPIMADVPQYIPPPKQQVMRDMESLIHHFIIFTQGFKPPKGETYCATEAPKGELGFFIISDGSPRPYRLKIRSPSFVHMGAFDHMARGYLISDIITIFGSYDIVMGECDR from the coding sequence ATGTTGCAAGCGCTGGCCGACAGGCTCGTGAAACAATTTCCGGACGCCGTGCTCTCCGTCGATCTCGATACGGGCCGCGGTGAAATGGCCGCCCAGGTGCGCGCAGCGGACATGCTGACAGTCGCCCGCTACCTGCATGACGCGCCCGAGCTGGCCTTCGACCACATTACCGATATCTGCTCGGCGGATTACCCCGCAGACCAGAACCGGTTTGAGGTGATTTATCATCTGCTGTCTCTGCCGCACGGCCGCCGGATCCGGGTGAAAGCCCGTGTCACCGAAGACAACCCGTCAATCCCTTCGGTGACGAGCGTGTGGCGCGGCGCGGAATTTCTCGAACGGGAAGTGTTCGACATGATGGGCATCATTTTTACAGGCCATCCGGACCTCCGCCGGATTCTCATGCCGGAAGACTATGCCGAAGGCTATCCGCTCCGGAAAGATTTCCCCGCGGAGGGCCGCGGCTGGCGCAGCCAGTTCGACTTTATTCCGCGCCTCGACGAAGCGCCGGAGGAGATGACCGAAGGCGAGTATTCGGAAGCGGAAAAGAAACCGTTCATTGCCGCGAACGGCGCTCCCGGATCGCGCCGGCGTGAAGAACTCCTCTTGAACATGGGGCCGCAGCATCCCAGCACCCACGGCGTGTTGCGCGTCGTACTGGAACTCGACGGGGAGCGCATCGTGAAAGCCACGCCGGATCTCGGCTATCTCCACCGCGGCGTCGAAAAGCTGGCCGAGGGCCTGGCCTACATGCAGGTCATTCCGCATACCGACCGGCTCGATTACGTCTGCGCCATGGCCAACAATTACGCTTACGTACGAGCTGTGGAAAAACTGCTCGACATCACTATCCCTGAGCGCGCCGAATACATCCGTACGCTGGTGGCGGAGATGCAGCGCATCATCGGCCACTTGTTCTGGCTGGGCACGCAGGCGCTCGACATCGGCGCCATGACCGTCTTTTTCTGGACCTTCCGCGAGCGGGAGATTCTACTGGACCTGTTCGAACAGCTCTGCGGCGCGCGCCTGACGCTCAATTATTACCGGATCGGCGGAGTCGACAGCGACTTCACGCCGGAGCTGGTCCTGCGGCTGCGCGCGTTCCTGAGCACGTTCCCGCAGAAGGTGGCCGAATACGATTCGCTCATCGCCTCCAACCGCATCTGGATCGGACGCACGAAGAACGTGGCCGTCATTTCCGGTGAAGATGCGATCAATTTCGGGCTTACCGGCCCCACGCTCCGCGGCTCCGGAGTCGACTACGATATTCGCAAGCTGGAACCGTACGGAGTCTACGACAAGGTGGAGTGGGATGTGCCGCTCGGAAAACATGGCGACACCTACGACCGGTACTGGGTCCGGATGGAAGAAATGCGTCAGAGCGCCAGGATCATCGCGCAATGCCTGGATCAAATGCCTCAGGGGCCCATCATGGCGGATGTGCCGCAATACATCCCGCCGCCCAAGCAACAAGTCATGCGGGACATGGAGAGCCTGATCCACCATTTCATTATTTTCACGCAAGGGTTCAAGCCGCCGAAAGGCGAAACCTATTGCGCCACCGAAGCCCCGAAGGGCGAGTTGGGATTCTTCATCATCAGCGACGGCAGCCCACGTCCCTATCGATTGAAGATCCGCTCTCCCTCGTTCGTCCACATGGGCGCCTTCGATCATATGGCGCGGGGATATTTGATTTCCGACATCATCACGATCTTCGGGTCCTATGACATCGTGATGGGGGAGTGCGATAGATGA
- the nuoE gene encoding NADH-quinone oxidoreductase subunit NuoE, whose amino-acid sequence MRSGNARSLEHPGRHLGEEKWGEKVLKEKYGKEIEEILSRYPVKRSALIPLLYLAQREHGYVTEAAMTEIAGLLKLTPPQVYETATFYTMLNLKKVGTHHIQVCKSLMCALVGSDTVIGWIKTKLGIGPGETTADGLFTLTAVECLAACGTAPMMQINDDFYERLTEEKVDKILADLRTTGTSPLKSGPYMWPESAKPGA is encoded by the coding sequence ATGCGCTCGGGCAATGCGCGCAGTTTGGAACATCCTGGCCGCCACCTCGGTGAAGAAAAGTGGGGGGAGAAGGTGCTGAAGGAAAAGTACGGAAAGGAAATCGAGGAGATTCTCTCCCGGTACCCCGTGAAACGGTCGGCACTGATTCCATTGCTGTATCTCGCGCAACGTGAGCATGGCTACGTGACGGAAGCGGCGATGACGGAAATCGCCGGCTTGTTGAAGCTGACGCCGCCGCAGGTCTATGAGACCGCGACCTTCTACACGATGCTGAACCTCAAGAAGGTCGGCACACACCATATCCAGGTGTGCAAATCGCTCATGTGCGCCCTGGTCGGCTCTGATACCGTGATCGGCTGGATCAAGACCAAGCTCGGAATCGGCCCCGGCGAAACGACGGCAGACGGCTTGTTTACACTGACCGCCGTCGAATGCCTGGCGGCCTGTGGCACCGCGCCGATGATGCAGATCAATGATGATTTTTATGAACGGCTGACGGAAGAGAAGGTCGACAAAATCCTGGCGGACCTCCGGACCACCGGAACCAGCCCGCTAAAAAGCGGCCCCTATATGTGGCCGGAATCAGCGAAACCGGGAGCGTGA